The following proteins are co-located in the Insulibacter thermoxylanivorax genome:
- a CDS encoding DUF4391 domain-containing protein, whose translation MFQLPSSTLVNRKIPKNKFYEKLQANHHLKELFTEQVDSIIWKHKLSMDTIRLEPKEDIEEIQIFEVHLKVQTYSLELLRSIDKAIPYPILHVLTYDGQAKLAVAYKERNQTDDNRSVVRSYHETDWQPMESIEMNILQGLDLKAVYENIIRQLLPIKVKPEIELTAVLERQAQIDKLTQECERLESKIRAEKQFNKKVELNMELQRKRKELNQLLD comes from the coding sequence ATGTTTCAATTGCCTTCAAGCACGCTTGTAAACCGTAAAATTCCGAAGAACAAATTTTATGAGAAGCTGCAAGCCAATCATCACCTCAAAGAACTGTTTACCGAACAGGTTGATTCGATCATCTGGAAGCACAAGCTATCCATGGACACGATTCGTCTTGAACCGAAAGAGGATATCGAAGAAATTCAGATATTCGAAGTCCATTTGAAGGTACAAACTTACTCCCTTGAATTGCTGCGGAGCATAGATAAGGCGATTCCTTATCCCATTTTGCATGTTTTGACGTATGATGGTCAGGCCAAGCTCGCCGTCGCGTATAAAGAACGAAATCAGACCGACGACAATCGGTCTGTCGTTCGTTCCTACCATGAGACGGACTGGCAGCCGATGGAGAGTATCGAGATGAACATCCTTCAAGGACTCGATCTGAAGGCTGTTTACGAGAACATCATCCGTCAACTGCTTCCCATCAAGGTGAAGCCGGAAATCGAGCTTACAGCCGTTTTGGAGCGGCAAGCCCAAATTGACAAGCTGACGCAAGAATGTGAGCGGCTAGAGTCCAAGATACGGGCCGAAAAACAATTCAACAAGAAAGTTGAATTGAACATGGAACTGCAACGAAAGAGAAAAGAATTGAATCAACTACTTGATTAA